In Blastopirellula sp. J2-11, a single genomic region encodes these proteins:
- a CDS encoding pentapeptide repeat-containing protein: MMIQIKHRESGDILLEMDAECLQGQKLVGKNLKGADLSNRVLRDCVFDSDNLNGCNFAGSDLEGASFIGASAQDADFTGANLQKSRFTDALLYRSLFTGANMTGANMRYAKMENCNLSSARLVEADLSMCDLRCDLSSANLTRADVRGAILNGANLSGAKIDDADFTDADMHDANMQGTLIERAKNACAKHKKFQPIARTKRPWWKVWA, encoded by the coding sequence ATGATGATTCAAATTAAACATCGGGAATCCGGCGACATTCTCCTCGAGATGGACGCCGAATGCCTTCAGGGGCAAAAACTGGTAGGCAAAAACCTGAAAGGGGCAGATCTCTCGAATCGCGTTCTTCGTGACTGCGTCTTTGACAGTGATAATCTCAACGGTTGCAACTTCGCCGGCTCGGATCTCGAAGGAGCCTCGTTTATCGGCGCGTCGGCGCAAGACGCCGACTTTACCGGCGCCAATTTGCAGAAGTCGCGATTTACGGATGCGTTACTCTATCGGTCCTTGTTTACTGGCGCTAATATGACAGGCGCCAACATGCGCTATGCCAAGATGGAAAATTGCAATCTTTCGTCGGCTCGACTGGTCGAAGCCGATTTGAGCATGTGCGATTTGCGGTGCGATCTATCATCGGCCAATCTGACCCGCGCGGATGTTCGCGGAGCGATCCTCAATGGAGCGAACCTCAGCGGCGCCAAGATTGATGACGCCGACTTTACCGACGCCGATATGCACGACGCCAACATGCAAGGAACGCTGATCGAGCGCGCCAAGAACGCGTGTGCGAAACACAAAAAATTTCAGCCAATTGCGCGGACGAAACGACCTTGGTGGAAAGTCTGGGCGTAG
- a CDS encoding pentapeptide repeat-containing protein, whose product MPIEIRHRETGEPLHRLSADTLRGANLSSKALAYADLAGADLRGAILDIADLRHADLRGARLDEASLQNASLADAILDGCAGQGADFSNSQAQRASFVEATLSGSSFRYADLTAAKLNAALMSDSDLSMATLRGDFSSAKLNRCDLRSSDLTGAGLRLTSLRNAQMEGAILMGADLSSANLDGAKLVGAKLTGAIVKGTLLEGALQKRQSRPTKAKGPWWKVWK is encoded by the coding sequence ATGCCCATCGAAATTCGACATCGCGAAACTGGCGAGCCGCTGCATCGATTGTCGGCGGATACGCTGCGCGGAGCAAATCTATCTAGCAAGGCGCTGGCTTACGCCGACCTGGCAGGCGCCGATCTGCGTGGAGCGATCCTGGATATCGCTGATTTGCGTCATGCCGATCTGCGCGGCGCACGGCTGGATGAAGCCAGTTTGCAGAACGCGAGTCTGGCTGACGCGATCCTGGATGGCTGCGCCGGACAAGGCGCTGATTTTTCTAACTCGCAGGCGCAACGCGCCTCGTTTGTCGAAGCGACCCTTTCCGGCAGTTCGTTCCGCTACGCCGATCTGACAGCGGCCAAGCTGAATGCGGCGCTGATGTCCGATAGCGATCTCAGTATGGCGACGCTGCGCGGCGACTTCTCGTCGGCCAAGCTGAACCGCTGCGATCTTCGCTCTTCGGATTTGACCGGCGCCGGATTGCGGCTAACAAGTTTGCGTAACGCACAAATGGAGGGAGCGATCCTGATGGGCGCTGACCTTAGCAGCGCGAATCTTGACGGCGCTAAACTCGTGGGCGCGAAGCTTACTGGCGCGATCGTCAAAGGAACGTTGCTAGAAGGAGCGTTGCAGAAGCGGCAAAGTCGACCCACCAAAGCGAAGGGCCCCTGGTGGAAAGTTTGGAAGTAA
- a CDS encoding segregation and condensation protein A — MKFKVDIDVYRGPLDLLLYLVRKHEIDIRDIPIAMVTEQYVIYLDILQHLDVDAAADFLEMASTLVEIKSKLLLPGVDADEELIEDPREQLVERLLEYKRFKDAAGLLDDQGRAWNRRFSRLSDDLPPRRIDPAQQPIHEVELWDLVSALSRIVRDNKIVQPTSIVYDDTPIRVYMERIHERIVTEASVSFTSMFEGQVHKIVIIGLFLAVLELVRHCGVIAQQPEPHGEIYLTAGPNFSTEFTLTEVDDYSAAPAAEEAGEQPPAES, encoded by the coding sequence ATGAAATTCAAGGTCGATATCGACGTCTACCGCGGGCCGCTCGACTTGCTGCTGTACCTGGTGCGCAAACACGAGATTGATATCCGCGACATCCCGATCGCGATGGTCACCGAGCAATACGTCATCTATCTCGACATCTTGCAACATCTCGACGTGGATGCGGCCGCCGACTTTTTGGAAATGGCCAGCACGCTGGTCGAGATCAAATCGAAGTTGCTGTTGCCTGGGGTCGACGCGGACGAAGAACTGATTGAAGATCCGCGCGAACAGTTGGTTGAACGCCTGCTGGAGTACAAACGCTTCAAGGATGCCGCCGGTCTGCTGGATGATCAAGGCCGTGCCTGGAACCGCCGTTTCTCTCGTCTGTCAGACGATCTGCCGCCGCGGCGAATTGATCCGGCCCAACAGCCGATTCATGAGGTCGAGTTATGGGACCTGGTCAGCGCGCTGTCGCGCATCGTGCGCGACAACAAAATCGTGCAGCCGACCAGCATCGTCTATGACGACACTCCGATTCGCGTCTACATGGAACGCATCCATGAGCGAATCGTCACCGAAGCGAGCGTCTCGTTCACTTCGATGTTCGAAGGCCAAGTGCACAAGATCGTCATCATCGGACTCTTCCTAGCCGTGCTGGAACTCGTGCGCCACTGCGGCGTCATCGCCCAACAACCAGAACCGCACGGTGAAATCTATCTCACCGCCGGCCCGAACTTCTCGACCGAGTTCACGTTGACCGAAGTCGACGACTATTCGGCGGCGCCGGCCGCCGAAGAAGCAGGCGAGCAGCCGCCTGCAGAGTCGTAG
- the mnmA gene encoding tRNA 2-thiouridine(34) synthase MnmA, translating into MARVVLAMSGGVDSSVAAHLLLEEGHEVIGVFMRHGEQSPVASCQIDGQSALPILNDRPDHKQGCCSASDAADARRVADNLNIPFYALNLQREFGQIIDYFVNEYVAGRTPNPCVMCNNWIKFGKLFDYADSVGAEYVATGHYARLLTDQPGDLPRLVRGVDSGKDQTYVLFGIGQKYLRRMLLPVGQFEKSRIRELAGQIGMRVADKKDSQEICFVTSGKHDEFIKSRRADLQTAGEIVTTAGEVVGTHDGIEKYTIGQRKGLGVALGEPRFVVRIDAESNQVVIGEKEELGRTELTARDCNWLVDLPAGPLRCRAQIRYNSDDAPATVEQLPDGRISVTFDQPRRGVAPGQAVVCYDGDQVLGGGWIE; encoded by the coding sequence ATGGCGCGAGTTGTACTAGCTATGTCAGGGGGCGTTGATAGCAGCGTCGCCGCGCATCTTCTCCTAGAAGAGGGGCATGAAGTCATCGGCGTTTTTATGCGCCATGGCGAACAATCGCCGGTTGCTAGCTGCCAGATTGATGGACAATCGGCGTTGCCGATCTTGAATGATCGCCCTGATCACAAGCAAGGTTGCTGCAGTGCCAGCGACGCCGCCGATGCTCGCCGAGTCGCCGATAATCTCAATATTCCCTTCTATGCGCTCAATCTCCAGCGCGAGTTTGGGCAAATTATCGACTACTTTGTCAACGAGTATGTCGCGGGACGAACCCCCAATCCGTGTGTGATGTGCAACAACTGGATCAAGTTCGGCAAGCTGTTTGACTACGCGGATAGCGTTGGAGCCGAGTATGTTGCGACGGGACATTACGCCCGCTTGCTGACCGATCAACCTGGCGATCTACCCCGTTTGGTGCGCGGCGTCGATTCTGGTAAAGATCAAACTTACGTGCTGTTTGGAATCGGACAAAAATATCTGCGACGAATGTTGCTGCCGGTCGGACAGTTTGAAAAGTCGCGCATCCGTGAGTTGGCGGGTCAGATCGGGATGCGGGTAGCCGACAAGAAAGATAGCCAAGAGATCTGCTTCGTCACCTCGGGCAAGCATGACGAGTTCATCAAGTCGCGCCGCGCCGATTTGCAAACCGCCGGCGAGATCGTCACCACCGCCGGCGAAGTGGTGGGCACGCATGACGGCATCGAGAAGTACACTATCGGCCAGCGCAAAGGACTAGGCGTGGCGCTGGGCGAACCACGATTTGTCGTGCGAATTGACGCCGAGTCAAACCAGGTGGTGATCGGCGAGAAAGAGGAGCTGGGCCGCACCGAATTGACCGCGCGCGATTGCAACTGGTTGGTCGATCTGCCGGCAGGCCCGCTCCGCTGCCGTGCCCAGATTCGCTACAACAGCGACGACGCGCCGGCCACCGTTGAGCAACTGCCCGACGGACGGATTTCTGTGACCTTCGACCAGCCGCGCCGCGGCGTCGCGCCTGGTCAAGCGGTCGTTTGTTACGACGGCGATCAAGTGCTCGGCGGCGGGTGGATTGAATAA
- a CDS encoding 4'-phosphopantetheinyl transferase family protein, with product MIRLPEARGSRLAPLTGMSAEALHLWSIPLRTSKSQVAQLREVLSASEREKAESFLLDEQTQRYIVCRGAVRQILAGYLEMAPKQLSLISGKFGKPQLEHQDSLWFNVTHSGDLAVLAISTIGEVGVDIEQIREIRGLARMVDRCLAPGERPDVLRLPAAEKDRQFLRYWTHKEAYLKTFGVGIRRPLEKLEIDLVAPPSRRVMNHFGHFPDELAASVTEFCPAEGYVGAISVCGSLPAEIAAQAWVGGRFRAQRVG from the coding sequence ATGATACGTCTTCCGGAAGCCCGGGGCTCGCGCCTCGCACCATTGACCGGCATGTCAGCCGAGGCGCTGCATCTGTGGAGCATTCCGCTTCGCACGAGCAAGTCGCAGGTGGCGCAGCTGCGCGAAGTGCTTTCAGCTAGCGAACGCGAAAAGGCGGAAAGTTTTCTGTTGGACGAACAGACGCAACGCTATATCGTCTGCCGCGGCGCCGTCCGCCAAATTCTGGCCGGCTATCTGGAGATGGCCCCCAAACAATTGTCGCTGATCAGCGGAAAGTTCGGAAAGCCGCAGCTCGAACATCAAGATTCGCTCTGGTTCAACGTCACCCATTCGGGCGATCTGGCCGTTTTGGCGATCTCGACGATCGGTGAAGTCGGTGTCGACATCGAACAGATCCGCGAGATTCGCGGCCTAGCGCGCATGGTGGATCGTTGCTTGGCCCCCGGAGAACGCCCTGACGTGTTACGCCTTCCGGCGGCTGAGAAGGATCGTCAATTTCTCCGTTACTGGACGCATAAAGAAGCTTATTTGAAGACGTTTGGGGTCGGAATTCGTCGCCCGCTAGAGAAGCTCGAAATCGACCTGGTGGCGCCGCCGTCGCGTCGCGTGATGAACCATTTTGGTCATTTTCCAGACGAATTGGCCGCTTCGGTCACCGAGTTTTGCCCGGCCGAGGGCTATGTCGGCGCGATTTCGGTCTGTGGCTCGCTTCCCGCCGAAATTGCCGCTCAAGCGTGGGTTGGTGGTCGCTTTCGAGCGCAACGTGTAGGATAA
- a CDS encoding acyl carrier protein, which yields MTSDKSATGATATAEEIQEWMVAYLARELDTAPQSIDVTAPFETFALDSASAIGMTGDLEQWLGRRIDPTVVYDYPTIEEFSEYLADQR from the coding sequence ATGACAAGCGACAAATCGGCCACTGGCGCAACTGCCACGGCGGAAGAGATCCAAGAGTGGATGGTCGCCTATCTTGCCCGCGAGCTGGATACGGCGCCACAGTCGATCGATGTGACGGCGCCGTTCGAGACGTTCGCGCTCGATTCCGCATCCGCGATCGGTATGACGGGGGATTTAGAACAATGGCTCGGACGCCGCATCGATCCAACCGTCGTCTACGATTATCCGACGATCGAAGAATTCTCGGAATATCTGGCCGACCAGCGATAA